From a region of the Janthinobacterium sp. 61 genome:
- a CDS encoding outer envelope protein produces MGATAQAAEWSDTALSWRAGNDYREPFNPDDIKKNIFAITHASGYKYGSNFVNLDFLLSDSKDPGALGKTSGAQEAYLVYRNTIDIGKVRGSDIKFGPVRGIGVTLGFDVNTKNDVGYNSRKRMLVAGPTLMWDVPGFFNTSLLLLRESNAPSGAFPPISQVTGRYTYKTHAMLAGAWAIPLSPLFSFEGFFNLIDSKGKDEVGRDTAVETNIDMQVMYDVGAALGSAKNTFRVGLEYQYWKNKFGNSPATTGNVGQTAKTPMIRAEYHF; encoded by the coding sequence GTGGGCGCGACCGCCCAGGCTGCCGAATGGAGCGATACCGCGCTGAGCTGGCGCGCAGGCAATGATTACCGCGAGCCGTTCAATCCGGACGACATCAAGAAAAACATCTTTGCGATCACGCATGCCAGCGGCTACAAATACGGCAGCAACTTCGTCAACCTGGATTTCCTGCTGTCCGACAGCAAGGACCCTGGCGCACTGGGCAAGACTTCCGGCGCGCAAGAGGCGTACCTGGTGTACCGCAACACCATCGACATCGGCAAGGTGCGCGGCAGCGACATCAAGTTCGGCCCCGTGCGCGGCATCGGCGTCACCCTGGGCTTTGACGTCAACACGAAAAATGACGTCGGCTACAACTCGCGCAAGCGCATGCTGGTGGCCGGCCCCACGCTGATGTGGGACGTGCCCGGCTTCTTCAATACCAGCCTGCTGTTGCTGCGTGAAAGCAATGCCCCCAGCGGCGCCTTCCCGCCCATCTCGCAAGTGACGGGACGCTACACGTATAAAACGCACGCCATGCTGGCGGGCGCCTGGGCCATTCCCCTGTCGCCGCTGTTCTCGTTCGAAGGTTTCTTTAACCTCATCGATTCCAAAGGCAAGGATGAAGTGGGACGCGACACGGCGGTGGAAACGAATATCGACATGCAAGTGATGTACGACGTGGGCGCGGCCCTGGGCAGCGCCAAGAACACCTTCCGCGTGGGCCTGGAATACCAGTACTGGAAGAACAAGTTCGGCAACTCGCCCGCCACCACG